The following are from one region of the Streptomyces tuirus genome:
- a CDS encoding peroxiredoxin: MTARVETGDKAEDFALPDETGTVRSLSELLAEGPVVLFFYPAALTPGCTAQACHFRDLAAEFAAVGARPVGISGDDVERQQEFAGRHGLGMPLLSDADGAVRERFGVKRGFSLAPTKRTTFVIAQDRTVLDVVRSELRMNAHADRALTALRAHRP; this comes from the coding sequence GTGACCGCGCGCGTGGAGACCGGGGACAAGGCCGAGGACTTCGCCCTGCCCGACGAGACCGGCACCGTCCGCAGCCTGTCCGAGCTGCTCGCCGAGGGCCCCGTCGTGCTCTTCTTCTATCCGGCCGCCCTGACCCCCGGCTGTACCGCCCAGGCCTGCCACTTCCGTGACCTCGCCGCCGAGTTCGCCGCCGTCGGGGCCCGCCCCGTCGGCATCAGCGGCGACGACGTCGAGCGCCAGCAGGAGTTCGCCGGACGGCACGGCCTCGGCATGCCGCTGCTGTCCGACGCCGACGGCGCGGTCCGCGAACGGTTCGGGGTGAAGCGCGGGTTCTCCCTGGCGCCCACCAAGCGCACCACGTTCGTCATCGCCCAGGACCGCACCGTCCTCGACGTCGTCCGCAGCGAACTGCGCATGAACGCACACGCCGACCGGGCGCTCACCGCACTGCGCGCCCACCGGCCCTGA
- the ligD gene encoding non-homologous end-joining DNA ligase, protein MDLPLIPPMLATSGTLPPAAQDTRWAYETKQDGQRVVVYLPGDGSVRLRARSGDDITAAYPELRPLGTALGTTSAVLDGEIMALDDQGRASFQLLQSRMGLAHAPARAARRAAEVPVHLVLFDVMHLQGQSLLRVPYVRRRATLEDLGLSGPSWSTPRALVGHGAEALRATREHGLEGLVCKRLDSVYEPGVRSRAWIKIRNMRTEDVLVGGWQPGKGRLTGLPGAVLVGQRAAGRLRYVGSVGTGWSEAERTELAGLLRAAATDVCPFDPAPRAPGAHWVLPRLVGEVRYSTRTREGMLRQPSWLRLRPDLAPEDAAADIPDDLA, encoded by the coding sequence GTGGACCTGCCGCTGATCCCGCCCATGCTCGCCACGTCCGGCACCCTGCCGCCCGCCGCGCAGGACACGCGCTGGGCCTACGAGACCAAGCAGGACGGCCAGCGCGTGGTGGTCTATCTGCCCGGGGACGGCAGCGTACGGCTGCGTGCCCGCTCCGGGGACGACATCACGGCCGCCTACCCCGAACTCCGGCCGCTGGGCACCGCGCTCGGCACCACATCCGCCGTGCTGGACGGCGAGATCATGGCGCTGGACGACCAGGGCCGCGCCAGTTTCCAGCTGCTCCAGTCCCGGATGGGTCTGGCGCACGCACCCGCGAGGGCCGCCCGGCGGGCCGCGGAGGTCCCGGTCCATCTCGTGCTGTTCGACGTGATGCACCTGCAGGGCCAATCCCTCCTCAGGGTCCCCTACGTACGACGCCGCGCGACGCTGGAGGACCTCGGCCTCTCCGGCCCCTCCTGGTCGACCCCGCGGGCCCTCGTCGGACACGGCGCCGAAGCCCTGCGCGCCACCCGGGAGCACGGTCTGGAGGGCCTGGTCTGCAAGCGGCTGGACTCGGTGTACGAGCCGGGCGTCCGCTCCCGGGCCTGGATCAAGATCCGCAACATGCGCACCGAGGACGTCCTGGTCGGCGGCTGGCAGCCGGGCAAGGGGCGGCTCACCGGCCTGCCCGGCGCGGTGCTGGTCGGGCAGCGTGCCGCCGGACGGCTGCGCTACGTCGGCAGCGTCGGCACCGGCTGGAGCGAGGCCGAACGCACGGAACTGGCCGGGCTGCTGCGGGCCGCCGCGACCGACGTGTGCCCCTTCGATCCCGCCCCGCGCGCTCCGGGTGCGCACTGGGTCCTGCCCCGCCTGGTCGGCGAGGTCCGCTACAGCACCCGCACCCGGGAGGGGATGCTGAGGCAGCCGTCCTGGCTGCGGCTCCGGCCCGACCTGGCACCCGAGGACGCGGCGGCCGACATCCCGGACGACCTGGCCTGA
- a CDS encoding AraC family transcriptional regulator, giving the protein MPNIRHTPTAPTRAQRLTAGERIDAHRHDDHQIVYAGTGVVAVTTDAGTWFAPGTRAIWVPAGTVHAHRAHGRLDLHLVGLPATDNPLRLDHPAVLAVSPLLRELILAYTRDPGDDSPERRRLRAVLRDQLRHSPQQPLRLPTPADPRLAAVCALVHADPADVRTLAELGAATGVGERTLSRLFRGEFGMTFPQWRTQSRLYHALRMLADGLPVTTVAHRCGWSSASAFIDVFRRAFGYTPGSHHRHSRDPVN; this is encoded by the coding sequence GTGCCGAACATCCGCCACACTCCCACGGCCCCCACCCGCGCCCAGCGGCTCACCGCCGGCGAGCGCATCGACGCCCACCGCCACGACGACCACCAGATCGTCTACGCGGGCACCGGCGTCGTCGCCGTCACCACCGACGCCGGCACCTGGTTCGCCCCCGGCACCCGCGCCATCTGGGTCCCCGCCGGCACCGTCCACGCCCATCGCGCCCACGGCCGGCTCGACCTGCACCTGGTCGGCCTGCCCGCCACCGACAACCCCCTCCGCCTGGACCACCCCGCCGTCCTCGCCGTCAGCCCCCTGCTGCGCGAGCTGATCCTCGCCTACACCCGCGACCCCGGCGACGACAGCCCCGAGCGCCGCCGGCTGCGCGCCGTCCTGCGTGACCAACTGCGCCACTCGCCCCAGCAGCCGCTGCGCCTGCCCACCCCCGCCGACCCGCGCCTGGCCGCCGTCTGCGCCCTCGTGCACGCCGACCCGGCCGACGTGCGCACCCTCGCCGAACTCGGGGCCGCGACCGGGGTGGGGGAGCGGACCCTGAGCCGGCTCTTCCGCGGCGAGTTCGGCATGACGTTCCCTCAGTGGCGCACCCAGTCGCGGCTCTACCACGCCCTGCGGATGCTGGCCGACGGCCTGCCCGTCACGACCGTGGCCCACCGCTGCGGCTGGTCCTCTGCCAGCGCCTTCATCGACGTCTTCCGCCGCGCCTTCGGCTACACCCCGGGCAGCCACCACCGGCACTCCCGGGACCCGGTGAACTGA
- a CDS encoding RNA polymerase sigma factor SigF → MRIAGSTRTHPHDDAPDTAAAFARLARLPEGPERKTLRDELVEAWLPMAERIAVRFRGRGEALEDLYQVAALGLVKAVDHYDPARGNAFEAYAVPTVTGEIKRHFRDHMWTLHVPRRVQDLRNRVRHASKELAQTTPGRSPTIAEIAEYAQLTEGEVRTGMEALECFSALSLEAEMPGTDGYALGDAIGGPDPAFDTVVNRVAVRPCLEALPERERIILYLRFFKGMTQSRIAEQLGISQMHVSRLLSSCFAHLREELLAEAR, encoded by the coding sequence ATGCGTATCGCCGGCAGCACCCGAACGCACCCCCACGACGACGCCCCCGACACCGCCGCGGCGTTCGCGCGCCTCGCGCGGCTGCCCGAGGGGCCCGAGCGCAAAACCCTGCGGGACGAGCTTGTCGAGGCCTGGCTCCCCATGGCCGAGCGGATCGCCGTCCGCTTCCGGGGCCGTGGCGAGGCCCTGGAGGACTTGTACCAGGTGGCGGCTCTCGGCCTGGTGAAGGCGGTCGACCACTACGACCCGGCCCGCGGCAACGCCTTCGAGGCGTACGCGGTACCGACGGTCACCGGCGAGATCAAGCGCCACTTCCGTGACCACATGTGGACACTGCACGTGCCCCGCCGGGTCCAGGACCTGCGCAACCGGGTGCGGCACGCCTCCAAGGAGCTGGCGCAGACCACCCCGGGGCGCTCCCCCACGATCGCCGAGATCGCCGAGTACGCCCAGCTCACCGAGGGCGAGGTGCGCACCGGCATGGAGGCCCTGGAGTGCTTCTCCGCGCTGTCGCTGGAGGCGGAGATGCCCGGGACCGACGGGTACGCCCTCGGGGACGCGATCGGCGGGCCCGACCCGGCCTTCGACACCGTCGTCAACCGCGTCGCCGTCAGGCCCTGTCTCGAGGCACTGCCGGAGCGCGAGCGGATCATTCTCTATCTGCGGTTCTTCAAGGGCATGACGCAGAGCCGCATCGCGGAGCAGCTCGGCATCTCACAGATGCACGTCTCCCGATTGCTCAGCAGCTGCTTCGCCCATCTGCGTGAGGAACTGCTGGCCGAGGCCCGGTGA
- a CDS encoding DoxX family protein — MSRSERSPLLLAGLLATAGVAHFARPRPFDAIVPRGLPGTPRAWTYASGAAELALAAGLALPRTRKAAALATAAFFVGVFPANVKMAADFRHHPTPQKAAAFGRLPLQVPLVLWARGVARNAGGRS, encoded by the coding sequence GTGTCCCGGTCCGAACGCTCGCCCCTGCTGCTCGCCGGCCTCCTGGCCACCGCGGGCGTCGCCCACTTCGCCCGACCACGCCCGTTCGACGCGATCGTCCCGCGCGGCCTGCCCGGCACGCCGAGGGCCTGGACCTACGCGAGCGGCGCCGCCGAGCTCGCGCTGGCCGCCGGCCTGGCCCTGCCGCGCACCCGCAAGGCCGCCGCGCTGGCCACGGCGGCCTTCTTCGTCGGGGTGTTCCCCGCCAACGTCAAGATGGCCGCCGACTTCCGCCACCACCCCACCCCGCAGAAGGCCGCCGCCTTCGGACGCCTGCCCCTGCAGGTGCCGCTCGTGCTCTGGGCCCGCGGCGTCGCCCGGAACGCCGGGGGCAGGTCGTGA
- a CDS encoding MarR family winged helix-turn-helix transcriptional regulator, whose amino-acid sequence MSTPLLPGAPSPEVIEIERALTRITYLSTRARQHDRLMALAGVPLDRAAVALLRQIADSEPLRPGELAVRLGVEASHVTRTVQQLQKSGYVTRVPDPDDRRAQRIELTDAGGEAIAKVRDAGVRGMQLALSDWSPEELRHLATLFHRMVDDFLAHSVDEEGEPQSARAGTV is encoded by the coding sequence ATGTCCACACCACTGCTCCCCGGCGCCCCCTCCCCGGAAGTGATCGAGATCGAGCGCGCGCTCACCCGCATCACCTACCTGAGCACGCGCGCCCGGCAGCACGACCGGCTGATGGCCCTGGCGGGGGTGCCGCTGGACCGTGCCGCCGTCGCGCTGCTCCGGCAGATCGCCGACTCCGAGCCGCTGCGGCCCGGGGAGCTCGCCGTCCGGCTGGGCGTGGAGGCCTCGCACGTCACGCGCACGGTGCAGCAGTTGCAGAAGTCCGGGTACGTCACCCGCGTCCCCGACCCGGACGACCGCCGCGCCCAGCGCATCGAACTCACCGACGCCGGCGGCGAGGCCATCGCCAAGGTCCGCGACGCCGGGGTCCGCGGCATGCAGCTGGCCCTCTCGGACTGGTCGCCCGAGGAGCTGCGCCACCTCGCGACGCTCTTCCACCGCATGGTCGACGACTTCCTCGCCCACTCCGTCGACGAGGAGGGCGAACCCCAGTCGGCCCGAGCCGGCACGGTGTGA
- a CDS encoding aldo/keto reductase, which yields MISIPTYTLNDGTTLPALGLGTWPLGDDEAQQAVLSALEVGYRLIDTATNYRNETGVGRAVASGVVPREEIVVTTKLPGRHHGYEETLASFEESRARLGLEYVDLYLIHWPLPRMDRYVDSWKAMIKLREEGLVRSIGVSNFTAGHIERLEKETGVLPSVNQIELHPMLPQEELRAFHAGKGIVTESWSPLGRGTDLLEDPAVARIAEAHGVSPGQVVLRWHVQLGAVPIPKSANPERQRANIDIFGFELSEDEMRAVADRPRRRLGGDPEVHEEF from the coding sequence GTGATCAGCATCCCGACATACACGCTCAACGACGGAACGACGCTCCCCGCCCTGGGGCTGGGGACCTGGCCGCTCGGCGACGACGAGGCGCAGCAGGCGGTGCTCTCGGCCCTGGAGGTGGGCTACCGCCTGATCGACACCGCGACGAACTACCGCAACGAGACGGGGGTCGGCCGCGCCGTGGCCTCCGGCGTGGTGCCGCGCGAGGAGATCGTCGTGACGACGAAGCTCCCGGGCCGGCACCACGGCTACGAGGAGACCCTCGCGTCCTTCGAGGAGTCACGGGCCCGCCTGGGCCTGGAGTACGTCGACCTGTACCTGATCCACTGGCCGCTGCCGCGGATGGACCGGTACGTCGACTCCTGGAAGGCCATGATCAAGCTGCGCGAGGAGGGACTCGTCCGGTCGATCGGCGTCTCCAATTTCACGGCCGGGCACATCGAGCGGCTGGAGAAGGAGACCGGGGTGCTGCCCTCGGTCAACCAGATCGAGCTGCACCCGATGCTGCCGCAGGAGGAGCTGCGCGCCTTCCACGCGGGCAAGGGCATCGTCACCGAGAGCTGGAGCCCGCTGGGGCGGGGCACGGACCTGCTGGAGGACCCCGCAGTGGCGCGGATCGCCGAGGCGCACGGGGTGTCGCCGGGGCAGGTCGTGCTGCGCTGGCACGTCCAGCTGGGCGCGGTACCGATCCCGAAGTCGGCGAACCCGGAGCGGCAGCGCGCCAACATCGACATCTTCGGCTTCGAGCTGAGCGAGGACGAGATGCGGGCCGTCGCGGACAGGCCGCGGCGCAGGCTCGGCGGGGACCCCGAGGTGCACGAGGAGTTCTGA
- a CDS encoding VOC family protein, with the protein MNHEMPTSSGTKDVVSSQSVFGAPCWVSLTSRDVQATEEFYGAVLGWQWRPAKLGDRFRIALVDGSPVAGIAGVAAMWQMAVAWTPYFAVRSADAAVARVQERMGTVAVGPISLPPGRAALLADRDGATFGIWEGDLFTDWETWRNAQPAFITLHTRDAFDAAIFYGEILEWATERPGCCEVHYEGGEVVLRSRGDVVARIESGALEAAPDPAIRPHWQVHFSVDDVEGCARAAELHGGSVLSQSSDEAVLRDHDGAQFTVTARRER; encoded by the coding sequence ATGAACCACGAGATGCCCACCTCCTCCGGCACCAAGGACGTCGTCTCATCACAGTCCGTGTTCGGCGCGCCCTGTTGGGTCAGCCTGACGAGCCGTGACGTCCAGGCGACCGAGGAGTTCTACGGCGCCGTGCTGGGCTGGCAGTGGCGGCCGGCCAAGCTCGGCGACCGGTTCCGGATCGCGCTGGTCGACGGCTCGCCGGTGGCCGGGATCGCGGGGGTGGCGGCCATGTGGCAGATGGCCGTGGCGTGGACGCCGTACTTCGCGGTGCGCAGCGCGGACGCGGCGGTCGCGCGGGTGCAGGAGCGCATGGGCACGGTCGCGGTCGGTCCGATCTCCCTGCCGCCGGGGCGGGCGGCGCTGCTGGCCGACCGGGACGGGGCGACCTTCGGCATCTGGGAGGGCGACCTCTTCACCGACTGGGAGACCTGGCGCAACGCCCAGCCGGCCTTCATCACGCTCCACACCCGTGACGCCTTCGACGCGGCGATCTTCTACGGCGAGATCCTCGAATGGGCGACGGAGCGGCCCGGCTGCTGCGAGGTCCACTACGAGGGCGGGGAGGTGGTGCTGCGCAGCCGCGGGGACGTGGTGGCCCGGATCGAGTCCGGCGCCCTGGAGGCGGCCCCCGACCCCGCGATCCGGCCGCACTGGCAGGTGCACTTCTCCGTCGACGACGTGGAGGGCTGCGCCCGCGCGGCGGAACTGCACGGCGGCAGCGTCCTGTCCCAGAGCAGCGACGAGGCGGTGCTGCGGGACCACGACGGCGCGCAGTTCACGGTGACCGCGCGCCGCGAGCGCTGA
- a CDS encoding LacI family DNA-binding transcriptional regulator gives MGSAEEKQATGSGRPTSRDVARLAGVSHTAVSFVFNGRAAGNLSPATQERIRQAATQLGYRPDPVARGLRRSRTAVIGLVTDEIASSPFAGRLLRGAMDTAWASEHLVLTVDSGGDPDKEDAAVAELLDRRVDGIIYAAMSLRSVRVPEGLHRTHSVLANCLPEDDSLPAVIPAERAGGRTAARLLLEQGHRRVALVGGQDDIASAERLRGFRDALRAEGITVPRDWVVRTGGEISGGYEGAARLLDNAPPELRPTGIFAYNDRVAAGVLHAATRLGITVPGDLSVVGYDDQEHMAAHLAPPLTTIALPHRAMGEAAARLLLDSLATGRTPPATVRRLACPVISRASVGPAPIR, from the coding sequence ATGGGCAGCGCCGAGGAGAAGCAGGCGACGGGATCGGGACGACCCACCTCACGGGACGTCGCACGGCTCGCCGGCGTGTCGCACACCGCCGTGTCCTTCGTGTTCAACGGCCGGGCCGCCGGCAACCTCTCGCCCGCGACCCAGGAACGCATCCGGCAGGCCGCCACCCAGCTGGGCTACCGGCCCGACCCCGTCGCCCGCGGCCTGCGCCGCAGCCGTACGGCCGTGATCGGACTGGTCACCGACGAGATCGCCTCCTCCCCGTTCGCCGGACGACTGCTGCGCGGCGCCATGGACACCGCCTGGGCCAGCGAGCACCTGGTCCTCACCGTCGACTCCGGGGGCGACCCGGACAAGGAGGACGCCGCGGTCGCCGAGCTCCTCGACCGGCGCGTCGACGGCATCATCTACGCCGCCATGTCGCTGCGCAGCGTCCGGGTCCCCGAGGGCCTGCACCGCACCCACTCCGTCCTCGCCAACTGCCTGCCCGAGGACGACTCGCTGCCCGCCGTCATCCCCGCCGAGCGCGCCGGCGGCCGTACGGCGGCCCGGCTGCTGCTGGAGCAGGGCCACCGGCGGGTCGCGCTCGTGGGCGGGCAGGACGACATCGCCTCCGCGGAGCGGCTGCGCGGCTTCCGCGACGCGCTGCGCGCCGAGGGCATCACCGTCCCGCGCGACTGGGTGGTGCGCACCGGAGGAGAGATCTCCGGCGGCTACGAGGGCGCCGCACGCCTCCTGGACAACGCCCCGCCCGAGCTCAGGCCCACCGGGATCTTCGCCTACAACGACCGGGTCGCGGCGGGCGTCCTGCACGCCGCGACCCGGCTCGGCATCACCGTCCCCGGCGACCTGTCGGTGGTGGGCTACGACGACCAGGAGCACATGGCCGCGCACCTCGCGCCGCCCCTCACCACCATTGCGCTGCCCCACCGGGCGATGGGGGAGGCCGCCGCGCGGCTGCTCCTCGACTCCCTCGCCACCGGCCGGACCCCGCCCGCCACGGTGCGGCGCCTGGCCTGCCCGGTGATCAGCCGCGCGTCGGTGGGACCAGCGCCCATCCGGTGA
- a CDS encoding ANTAR domain-containing protein, whose protein sequence is MPTDGGSDRIVALQEEVQQLKEAVASHAVVDQAIGMVVALGRISPDQGWAVLKEVSQHTNIKLRNVAELILVWGRTGVMPEEIRAALEEALDRAGPTQIPGSPPQL, encoded by the coding sequence ATGCCCACGGACGGAGGCTCGGATCGGATCGTCGCGCTGCAGGAGGAGGTCCAGCAGCTGAAGGAGGCGGTCGCCTCCCACGCCGTCGTGGACCAGGCGATCGGCATGGTCGTCGCGCTCGGCCGGATCTCCCCCGACCAGGGGTGGGCCGTGCTGAAGGAGGTCTCCCAGCACACCAACATCAAGCTGCGCAACGTCGCGGAACTGATCCTCGTCTGGGGGCGCACGGGCGTGATGCCCGAGGAGATCCGGGCCGCCCTGGAAGAGGCCCTGGATCGCGCCGGACCGACGCAGATCCCGGGCTCGCCGCCACAACTGTGA
- the hemC gene encoding hydroxymethylbilane synthase, producing MSVPELIRIVSRDSPMALAQVERVRAELAAAHPGVRTEVVPVKTTGDKWMGDLSQVEGKGAFTKEVDAALLAGEADLAVHCVKDVPADRPLPAGTVFAAFLKRDDIRDALIHPGGLTLDELPAGTRIGTSSVRRVAQLAATHPHLECVPFRGNANRRLAKLAAGEADALLLAVSGLERIGREDVISETLSTETMMPPIGAGVLALQCREDDAALIDAVSGLGDPDTYRETTAERMFLHVLQGHCNSPIAGFAQVDRSGELSLRACVFTPDGKTRLNAHEWAGRLDPATLGTSVAVALLRQGAREIIDGIPH from the coding sequence ATGTCCGTCCCCGAACTGATTCGTATCGTCTCCCGCGACTCCCCCATGGCCCTCGCCCAGGTGGAGCGCGTCCGGGCCGAGCTGGCCGCCGCCCATCCCGGAGTGCGCACCGAGGTCGTACCGGTGAAGACCACCGGCGACAAGTGGATGGGCGATCTCTCCCAGGTCGAGGGCAAGGGCGCGTTCACCAAGGAGGTCGACGCGGCGCTGCTGGCCGGCGAGGCCGACCTCGCCGTGCACTGCGTGAAGGACGTGCCCGCCGACCGGCCGCTCCCGGCGGGGACGGTGTTCGCCGCGTTCCTCAAGCGGGACGACATCCGTGACGCCCTGATCCACCCGGGCGGGCTGACCCTGGACGAGCTGCCGGCCGGGACGCGGATCGGCACCTCCTCGGTGCGCCGCGTCGCCCAGCTGGCCGCCACGCATCCGCACCTGGAGTGCGTGCCGTTCCGCGGCAACGCCAACCGGCGTCTGGCGAAGCTGGCCGCCGGGGAGGCGGACGCCCTGCTGCTCGCGGTGTCCGGCCTCGAGCGCATCGGCCGTGAGGACGTGATCAGCGAGACCCTCTCGACCGAGACGATGATGCCGCCCATCGGCGCGGGTGTCCTGGCGTTGCAGTGCCGCGAGGACGACGCCGCGCTGATCGACGCGGTGAGCGGTCTCGGCGACCCGGACACCTACCGGGAGACCACCGCCGAGCGCATGTTCCTGCATGTGCTCCAGGGACACTGCAACAGCCCCATCGCCGGGTTCGCGCAGGTGGACCGCAGCGGCGAACTGTCCCTGCGGGCCTGTGTGTTCACCCCGGACGGCAAGACGCGGCTGAACGCCCACGAGTGGGCGGGCCGCCTCGACCCGGCCACGCTCGGCACCTCGGTCGCCGTGGCCCTGCTGCGACAGGGTGCCCGCGAGATCATCGACGGCATCCCGCACTGA
- a CDS encoding NPP1 family protein, which yields MSSRPFAHHRRRWFAGAAGAAALVLAVPATAYAAPPSALPANADTLEQTYQPAYDYDTDGCYSTPAIGPDGTVNGGLNPTGALNGNCRDASDLDNTNGYARSKCNNGWCAILYALYFEKDQAVAGSSIGGHRHDFEHVAVFVQDNQVKYVSTSNHGSFTVHAASAIRFDGTHAKIVYHKDGISTHCFRAANANDEPPENHKRTWQYPALVGWNGYPAGVRDKLTSHNFGSANFGLKDAGFANHLASAKPSGIAFDPYA from the coding sequence GTGTCGTCACGCCCGTTCGCCCACCACCGCAGGAGATGGTTCGCCGGAGCGGCCGGTGCCGCCGCCCTCGTCCTCGCGGTCCCCGCCACGGCCTACGCGGCCCCGCCCTCGGCGCTGCCCGCCAACGCGGACACGCTGGAGCAGACGTACCAGCCCGCCTACGACTACGACACCGACGGCTGCTACTCCACGCCCGCGATCGGACCGGACGGCACCGTGAACGGCGGGCTCAATCCGACCGGCGCCCTGAACGGCAACTGCCGGGACGCCTCGGACCTCGACAACACCAACGGCTACGCGCGCTCCAAGTGCAACAACGGCTGGTGCGCGATCCTGTACGCGCTCTACTTCGAGAAGGACCAGGCCGTGGCCGGGAGCAGCATCGGCGGCCACCGGCACGACTTCGAGCACGTCGCCGTGTTCGTGCAGGACAACCAGGTCAAGTACGTGTCGACGTCCAACCACGGCTCGTTCACCGTGCACGCGGCGTCCGCGATCCGCTTCGACGGCACGCACGCGAAGATCGTCTACCACAAGGACGGCATCAGCACGCACTGCTTCCGGGCGGCCAACGCCAACGACGAACCGCCGGAGAACCACAAGCGCACCTGGCAGTACCCGGCGCTGGTCGGCTGGAACGGCTACCCGGCCGGGGTGCGCGACAAGCTCACGTCCCACAACTTCGGCAGCGCCAACTTCGGCCTGAAGGACGCCGGCTTCGCCAACCATCTGGCGTCGGCCAAGCCCTCCGGCATCGCCTTCGATCCGTACGCCTGA
- a CDS encoding MFS transporter, with the protein MSSGHACVDVYQGAVAALVPYFVAERAYSYAAASGVVLAASLLSSLVQPLFGVLTDRWAMPWLLPLSALTAGAGVALSGVTGSYALTLAVVAVSGVGVAAYHPEAARVARVAARGRHTAMGWFSFGGNAGFALAPLLVLAVVGTGGLGASPLLVVPALAGAALCAAAVRSAGSGAGSSGASTAVGEDDWPSFLRLSGAVVCRSVVFVGLSTFVSLYVRERTGGGEGAGTAALFVLYAGGAVGTLAGGRLAERYGRTAVVRRSYALTVLAVAGLVLVPGPPVYVFVALTSAGLYVPFSLHITLGQDFLPRRVGTASGVTLGLTVSVGGLAAPALGALADATSLRTALLPLVALPALGRLLLCRLREPAPAVAERADPRDPVAP; encoded by the coding sequence ATGTCCTCGGGGCACGCCTGTGTGGATGTGTACCAGGGGGCCGTGGCCGCCCTGGTCCCGTACTTCGTCGCCGAGCGTGCCTACTCCTATGCCGCCGCCTCGGGCGTCGTCCTGGCGGCGTCCCTGCTGTCGTCGCTGGTACAGCCGCTGTTCGGGGTGCTCACCGACCGGTGGGCGATGCCGTGGCTGCTGCCGCTGAGCGCGCTGACGGCCGGGGCGGGTGTCGCCCTGAGCGGGGTGACCGGCTCCTACGCGCTGACCCTGGCGGTGGTGGCCGTGTCGGGGGTGGGGGTGGCCGCCTACCATCCCGAGGCCGCGCGGGTGGCGCGGGTCGCCGCCCGGGGCCGGCACACGGCCATGGGCTGGTTCTCCTTCGGCGGCAACGCCGGCTTCGCCCTGGCACCTCTGCTGGTCCTCGCCGTGGTGGGCACGGGCGGGCTGGGCGCCTCTCCCCTGCTGGTCGTCCCCGCCCTGGCGGGGGCGGCGCTGTGCGCGGCGGCGGTGCGCTCGGCGGGGTCCGGCGCCGGGAGTTCCGGTGCGTCCACCGCCGTCGGCGAGGACGACTGGCCGTCCTTCCTGCGGCTGTCGGGGGCCGTGGTCTGCCGCTCGGTGGTGTTCGTCGGCCTGAGCACGTTCGTCTCCCTCTATGTGCGGGAGCGCACCGGTGGCGGGGAGGGGGCCGGTACGGCGGCCCTGTTCGTGCTCTACGCCGGTGGCGCGGTCGGCACGCTGGCCGGGGGCCGGCTGGCGGAGCGGTACGGGCGGACGGCGGTGGTGCGCCGGTCGTACGCCCTGACGGTCCTGGCCGTGGCCGGGCTGGTCCTGGTGCCCGGGCCGCCGGTGTACGTGTTCGTGGCCCTGACGTCGGCGGGCCTGTATGTGCCGTTCTCGCTGCACATCACGCTGGGCCAGGACTTCCTGCCCCGGCGCGTGGGCACCGCGAGCGGGGTCACGCTGGGCCTGACGGTGAGCGTCGGCGGCCTCGCGGCCCCCGCGCTCGGCGCCCTGGCCGACGCGACGTCTCTGCGCACGGCCCTGCTGCCCCTCGTCGCACTGCCCGCGCTGGGCCGGCTGCTGCTGTGCCGTCTGCGCGAGCCGGCGCCGGCGGTGGCCGAGCGGGCGGATCCGCGGGATCCGGTGGCGCCATGA
- a CDS encoding DNA polymerase ligase N-terminal domain-containing protein — MAERDRLRDYRGKRDFERTGEPRGHGGSAGERPRFVVQIHDASTMHFDFRLQVDDVLKSWSVPRGPSADPKDKRLAVPTEDHPLEYEEFEGVIPRGEYGGGTVIVWDHGTYEPLSHDRAGRPVDFAQSLERGHATFRLSGSKLHGEYALTRFRGGRDGEGEQAWLLVKRAEGSARTHGAPDSRRARSAMSGRTLGQVASEAAGD, encoded by the coding sequence GTGGCCGAGCGGGACCGGCTGCGGGACTACCGCGGCAAGCGCGACTTCGAGCGGACCGGCGAGCCCCGGGGACACGGTGGGTCCGCGGGTGAGCGGCCCCGGTTCGTGGTGCAGATCCACGACGCGAGCACGATGCACTTCGACTTCCGGTTGCAGGTGGACGACGTGCTGAAGTCCTGGTCGGTCCCCAGGGGCCCGTCGGCCGACCCGAAGGACAAGCGGCTGGCCGTGCCCACGGAGGACCATCCGCTGGAGTACGAGGAGTTCGAGGGCGTGATCCCCCGCGGTGAGTACGGCGGCGGCACGGTGATCGTCTGGGACCACGGCACGTACGAGCCGCTGAGCCACGACCGCGCGGGCCGGCCCGTCGACTTCGCTCAGTCGCTGGAGCGCGGGCACGCCACGTTCCGGCTGAGCGGTTCCAAGCTGCACGGCGAGTACGCCCTGACCCGGTTCCGCGGCGGGCGGGACGGCGAGGGCGAGCAGGCCTGGCTGCTGGTGAAGCGGGCCGAGGGCTCGGCCCGTACGCACGGGGCTCCCGATTCCCGGCGAGCCCGCTCGGCCATGTCCGGCCGCACGCTCGGGCAGGTCGCCTCGGAGGCGGCCGGGGACTGA